The Halomonas sp. KG2 genome contains a region encoding:
- the dgcA gene encoding dimethylglycine demethylation protein DgcA, translated as MAFDAIFEPIEIGKLTIRNRVVSTAHAEVHATDGGMTTERYVRYYEEKSKGGCGLCICGGSSVVSIDSPQGWWSSVNLSTDRIIPHFQNLADAVHKHGGKIMIQITHMGRRSRWDGFDWSTLVSPSGIREPVHRSTCKTIEVEEIWRIIGDFAQAARRAKEGGLDGVELSAVHQHLIDQFWSPRVNKREDEWGGSFENRMRFGMEVLKAVRAEVGDDFVVGMRICGDEFHPDGLSHEDMKQIAAYYDATKMVDFFGVIGSGCDTHNTLANVIPNMSYPPEPFLHLAAGIKEVVNVPVIHAQNIKDPNQAQRILDGGYVDLVGMTRAHIADPHLIAKIKMGQIDQIKQCVGANYCIDRQYQGLDVLCIQNAATSREYMGLPHIIEKTEGAKRKVVVVGGGPGGMEAARVAAERGHDVTLFEAADALGGQITIAAQAPQRDQIAGITRWYQLELARLKVDLRLGARADEATLLDLRPDIVVLATGGQPFLSQHPEWGYSENAEESLVVSTWDILSGKVAPGKNVLIYDAICEFSGVSAADYLADKGAKVEIVTDDIKPGAAVGGTTFPTYYRSLYEKEVIMSSDLMLHKVYREGDGLVAVLENEYTGALEERVVDQVVVENGVRPDEALYYALKEQSRNKGQVDLEALYAIQPQPSLSEEGDGFLLFRLGDCTAPRNTHAAIYDALRICKDF; from the coding sequence ATGGCATTTGACGCAATCTTTGAGCCAATCGAGATCGGCAAGCTGACCATCCGCAACCGTGTGGTCAGTACCGCCCATGCCGAGGTGCATGCCACTGACGGTGGTATGACGACTGAGCGCTACGTCAGGTATTACGAAGAAAAATCCAAGGGTGGCTGTGGCCTGTGTATCTGCGGTGGCTCATCAGTGGTGTCCATTGATAGCCCGCAGGGGTGGTGGAGTTCGGTGAACCTTTCCACCGACCGCATCATTCCACACTTTCAGAATCTGGCGGACGCCGTGCACAAGCATGGTGGCAAGATCATGATCCAGATTACCCATATGGGGCGCCGCTCACGCTGGGACGGCTTCGATTGGTCGACCCTGGTATCCCCCTCTGGTATCCGTGAACCGGTACACCGCTCCACCTGCAAGACGATCGAGGTGGAAGAGATTTGGCGGATTATCGGCGACTTCGCCCAGGCCGCGCGCCGGGCCAAGGAAGGTGGCCTCGACGGCGTCGAGCTGTCCGCCGTTCACCAGCATCTGATCGATCAGTTCTGGAGCCCACGGGTCAACAAACGCGAGGACGAATGGGGCGGTAGTTTCGAAAATCGCATGCGCTTCGGCATGGAAGTACTCAAAGCGGTACGTGCCGAAGTGGGCGATGACTTCGTGGTGGGTATGCGCATTTGTGGTGATGAGTTCCACCCGGATGGTCTCTCGCATGAAGACATGAAGCAGATCGCGGCTTATTACGATGCCACTAAAATGGTCGACTTTTTCGGCGTCATTGGCTCTGGCTGCGACACGCACAACACGCTCGCCAACGTTATCCCCAATATGTCTTATCCACCGGAGCCTTTTCTACATCTGGCGGCGGGGATCAAGGAAGTGGTGAATGTGCCGGTGATCCACGCCCAGAATATTAAAGATCCCAATCAGGCCCAGCGTATTCTTGACGGGGGCTACGTGGATCTGGTAGGCATGACCCGAGCGCATATTGCTGATCCTCACCTGATTGCCAAGATCAAGATGGGGCAGATAGATCAGATTAAACAGTGCGTGGGGGCTAACTACTGCATCGACCGCCAATACCAGGGCCTGGATGTACTGTGTATTCAAAACGCTGCCACCTCGCGGGAATACATGGGCCTGCCGCATATCATCGAAAAGACCGAGGGCGCTAAGCGCAAAGTCGTGGTGGTAGGCGGTGGCCCCGGCGGCATGGAGGCGGCTCGTGTTGCTGCTGAGCGCGGTCATGATGTCACTCTGTTTGAGGCGGCTGATGCCCTGGGTGGGCAGATCACTATCGCCGCTCAGGCTCCGCAGCGCGACCAAATCGCCGGTATCACTCGCTGGTATCAGTTGGAGCTGGCACGCCTAAAAGTCGATCTGCGACTAGGGGCTCGTGCCGATGAGGCGACCTTGCTTGATCTACGTCCCGATATCGTGGTGCTCGCCACCGGTGGCCAACCCTTCCTTAGCCAGCACCCGGAGTGGGGCTATTCGGAGAATGCCGAGGAGAGTCTGGTGGTCAGCACTTGGGATATTCTCTCAGGCAAGGTGGCACCCGGTAAAAACGTGCTGATTTATGACGCTATCTGCGAATTCTCTGGCGTCTCGGCGGCCGACTATCTGGCTGATAAGGGCGCCAAGGTCGAGATCGTCACCGACGATATCAAGCCCGGCGCGGCGGTGGGGGGAACCACCTTCCCCACTTATTACCGCAGCCTGTACGAGAAAGAAGTGATCATGTCCTCTGACTTGATGCTGCATAAGGTCTACCGCGAGGGCGACGGCCTAGTGGCTGTGCTCGAAAATGAGTACACCGGTGCCTTGGAAGAGCGCGTGGTTGATCAGGTGGTCGTCGAAAACGGCGTGCGTCCTGACGAGGCGCTTTATTACGCCCTCAAAGAGCAGTCCCGCAACAAAGGGCAGGTGGATCTGGAGGCGCTCTATGCCATCCAGCCTCAGCCCAGCCTGAGCGAAGAGGGTGACGGCTTTTTACTCTTCCGCCTGGGCGACTGCACTGCACCGCGTAATACCCATGCGGCCATCTACGACGCCCTGCGAATCTGCAAGGACTTTTGA
- a CDS encoding (Fe-S)-binding protein, protein MLDTLLPILIFTALALAAIGAVRRIRLWRQGRPSRVNLFKGLMALPRRYLVDLHHVVGRDKMISNTHVATAGGFVAAAVLMILVHGLGIANPLLGGLLLLASTSMFVGSLFVARRRLNPPARLSKGPWMRLPKSLMAFSIGVFLITLPTVGLLPEGLVEGSGSWLLALVLAGVVVWGLGEMFFGMTWGGPMKHAFAGALHLAFHRRAERFGGGRSTGLKALNLEDKAAPLGVEKPADFTWNQLLGFDACVQCGRCEAVCPAFAAGQPLNPKKLIQDMVVGFAGGSDAGYAGSPYPGKPVGEHQGAPHAPIVAPVVMKEGKALVDAETLWSCTTCRACVEECPMMIEHVDAIVDMRRHLTLERGKTPNKGAEVLDNLIATDNPGGFDPGSRLNWAADLNLPLMADLKQVDVLLWLGDGAFDMRNQRTLRALVKVLRAAEVDFAVLGAEERDSGDVARRLGDEATFQSLAKRNIATLAKYRFQQIVTCDPHSFHVLGNEYGDFLQEGQGGSDFNANYEVRHHSTFIAELYDAGRLTFAPWKGGSVTYHDPCYLGRYNGEYEAPRRVLKALGIQVAEMERSGFRSRCCGGGGGAPITDIPGERRIPDMRMNDVKESGAELVAVGCPQCTAMLEGVVDASAEVRDIAELVADALVERPAGDVSGVSRRTGSVTTAEEVSL, encoded by the coding sequence ATGCTCGATACGCTCTTGCCGATACTGATTTTTACTGCCCTGGCCCTGGCAGCAATCGGCGCTGTCCGCCGTATACGCCTGTGGCGTCAGGGGCGCCCCTCGCGGGTGAACCTGTTCAAGGGGTTGATGGCCCTGCCGCGCCGCTATTTGGTGGATCTGCACCATGTCGTGGGGCGCGATAAAATGATCTCCAATACCCACGTAGCCACCGCAGGGGGCTTCGTGGCTGCCGCCGTGCTGATGATCCTGGTGCATGGTCTGGGTATCGCTAACCCATTGCTAGGCGGGTTGCTGTTACTGGCTAGCACCTCCATGTTCGTCGGTAGCCTCTTCGTAGCTCGTCGGCGGCTTAACCCTCCTGCACGGCTCTCCAAAGGCCCCTGGATGCGGCTGCCAAAGAGCTTGATGGCGTTTTCGATAGGCGTCTTCCTGATCACGCTGCCCACGGTAGGTCTGTTGCCTGAAGGGTTAGTAGAAGGCAGCGGCAGCTGGCTTCTGGCGCTGGTGTTGGCGGGCGTCGTGGTTTGGGGTCTGGGCGAAATGTTCTTTGGCATGACCTGGGGCGGCCCAATGAAGCACGCCTTCGCTGGCGCCTTACATCTCGCCTTTCACCGTCGTGCCGAGCGCTTTGGTGGTGGCCGGTCAACGGGGCTCAAAGCACTGAACCTTGAGGATAAAGCGGCACCTTTGGGCGTGGAAAAGCCTGCCGACTTCACCTGGAACCAGCTGCTGGGCTTCGATGCCTGCGTGCAGTGCGGTCGTTGCGAGGCAGTGTGCCCTGCGTTTGCCGCTGGCCAACCGCTCAATCCTAAAAAACTGATTCAGGATATGGTGGTGGGTTTTGCCGGTGGTAGTGATGCTGGCTATGCCGGTTCTCCTTATCCTGGTAAGCCAGTGGGAGAGCACCAAGGCGCTCCCCATGCGCCTATCGTAGCGCCTGTTGTCATGAAAGAGGGAAAGGCGTTAGTTGACGCTGAGACTCTCTGGTCGTGCACCACCTGCCGTGCCTGTGTCGAGGAGTGCCCAATGATGATTGAGCACGTGGATGCGATTGTCGATATGCGCCGCCACTTGACCTTGGAGCGGGGCAAGACACCCAATAAAGGTGCCGAGGTGCTCGACAACCTGATTGCCACCGATAACCCCGGCGGTTTCGACCCAGGCTCACGGCTCAACTGGGCGGCGGATCTTAACCTGCCGCTAATGGCCGACCTAAAGCAGGTTGATGTGTTGTTGTGGTTGGGGGATGGCGCCTTTGATATGCGTAACCAGCGAACCCTACGTGCCCTGGTTAAAGTGCTGCGTGCGGCTGAAGTGGACTTCGCCGTGTTAGGTGCTGAAGAGCGCGATAGCGGTGATGTGGCAAGACGCTTAGGTGATGAAGCGACGTTCCAGTCTCTGGCTAAGCGCAATATTGCCACTCTGGCTAAGTATCGCTTCCAGCAGATTGTCACCTGTGATCCACATAGTTTTCATGTGCTGGGCAATGAGTATGGCGACTTTCTTCAAGAAGGGCAGGGTGGCAGCGATTTCAATGCCAACTACGAAGTGCGTCACCACAGTACCTTTATTGCTGAATTGTATGACGCCGGACGGCTGACCTTTGCTCCCTGGAAAGGTGGCAGCGTTACTTATCACGACCCATGTTACTTGGGGCGCTATAACGGTGAATACGAAGCCCCTCGGCGAGTGCTGAAGGCGCTGGGTATCCAAGTTGCCGAGATGGAGCGCTCGGGGTTCCGTTCGCGCTGCTGCGGCGGCGGCGGTGGAGCGCCAATCACGGATATTCCTGGTGAGCGCCGCATCCCTGATATGCGCATGAATGACGTCAAAGAGAGCGGCGCCGAGCTGGTGGCGGTGGGCTGCCCACAGTGCACTGCTATGCTGGAAGGCGTGGTGGATGCTAGCGCCGAAGTGCGCGATATCGCCGAACTGGTAGCTGATGCCCTGGTAGAGCGTCCCGCTGGCGATGTGTCTGGCGTATCCCGCCGAACCGGCTCAGTGACGACTGCTGAAGAGGTGAGCTTATGA